The nucleotide window CGAAGAAATCGCCATGAAAGATTTGAGCAAAGGCTCATCCATCTAGTCAgctgaaaaaactgaaatgaacTTACCCTCTGGAAAGACGGCACCCCAACTGGACGATCCCAAAATCAAACGGGAATCAATCGAAGAAGAAGGGTTGCACCCCGAAGTCAGTGAAGGTGGGTTTCTCGCAACTTTTGACCATGCCAAATCGATACCATTACCACCCCAATCCAAGCGTCCAGAACCGTTCGTTCCCCTGATCAAAGAGGAAGCTGACAGCGAAAATGAATACTCATCGCCAGCGCCTTTACTGCACAGGCCTTTACTGCACAGTAGTGACAAAATAGAGGATGAATCGTCTCAGATGCCTCTAATATCTGAGGCAGAGGATCTGGATGAAAAAGTTAGTTTCGTGACCGAGTGTCTCGTCCCAACTGTACTCAAAGTCGAAAAAGTCCGTGCTACGAACCTGAATGATGAATCGAGCAGCATTGCTGTAACTTTTTCAGAATCTGAGTTGCTAAAATCACGGAAGCTATCCGTGAAAATTGTGGATCTTTTCTCCAGATCCGATCGTCGACTTGGGAAAGCTCATACTAATTCTGCATCTTGCGAGTGCAAATATTGTAGCGAGGACGGCGGACTTTCGCTTATCGACGGAGGTACCCCGAATAACTCGAGGGGGAACGTACCGTCGAAATCTGGGCAGGCACTTTTGCGTTCAAAAGAGAATTCCGGAAGTTCGGCACAGCTGACGGACGCAACAGCACCTCTTCCTGAAAACATAGGAAATTCCGATGAATATTCTACCTTCGTTAGTAGAGGAGACCCGCACAACTTCGACGcagctcattcaggatcatcGTTGCAGCAGAGGAATGTTGAGACGCGATCCGGAATGTTGAGTTGCAATCAGTGCAACGCAGCTTTTAAAAGGAAGAACGGTTTCGTTAGTCACATGATGAGTCATACGAGCTTGAAACCGTTTACTTGCAGTGAGTGTAATGCATCTTTTAATCAAAAGAGTGATTTACGTGAGCATATAATGACTCATGCTTTTGAAAAACTCTTCAGTTGCGATCAGTGCAATGCATCTTTCAAAACAAAGCGTATTTTAAAGAATCATAGAATCGTCCATACGGATGcaaaaccattcagttgcaatcATTGCAATGCATCTTTCAAAACAAAGCGTATTTTAAAGAATCATAGACTCGTCCATACGGATGAAAGACCGTTCAGTTGCACTAAGTGCAATGCATCTTTTAAAAGGAAGACCGGTTTGGTTAGTCACGTGATGAGTCATACGAGCTTGAAACCGTTTACTTGCAGTGAGTGTAATGCatcttttaaattaaagagtgcTTTACGTAAGCATATAATGACTCATACGGAtgaaaaaccattcagttgcgATCAGTGCAATGCATCTTTTAAAACAAAGCATATTTTAAAGAATCATAAACTTGTCCATACAGATGAAAGACCGTTCAGTTGCACTAAGTGCAATGC belongs to Bemisia tabaci chromosome 6, PGI_BMITA_v3 and includes:
- the LOC109033469 gene encoding uncharacterized protein, whose translation is MNLPSGKTAPQLDDPKIKRESIEEEGLHPEVSEGGFLATFDHAKSIPLPPQSKRPEPFVPLIKEEADSENEYSSPAPLLHRPLLHSSDKIEDESSQMPLISEAEDLDEKVSFVTECLVPTVLKVEKVRATNLNDESSSIAVTFSESELLKSRKLSVKIVDLFSRSDRRLGKAHTNSASCECKYCSEDGGLSLIDGGTPNNSRGNVPSKSGQALLRSKENSGSSAQLTDATAPLPENIGNSDEYSTFVSRGDPHNFDAAHSGSSLQQRNVETRSGMLSCNQCNAAFKRKNGFVSHMMSHTSLKPFTCSECNASFNQKSDLREHIMTHAFEKLFSCDQCNASFKTKRILKNHRIVHTDAKPFSCNHCNASFKTKRILKNHRLVHTDERPFSCTKCNASFKRKTGLVSHVMSHTSLKPFTCSECNASFKLKSALRKHIMTHTDEKPFSCDQCNASFKTKHILKNHKLVHTDERPFSCTKCNASFKWKKSLVLHVMSHTSLKPFTCSECNASFKLKSALRKHIMTHTDEKPFSCDQCNACFKTKSILKKHRLVHTDERPFSCTKCNASFKRKTGLVRHVMSHTSLKPFTCSECNASFNQKSDLREHIMTHADEKFFSCDQCNASFKTKRLLKNHKSVHTDERPFSCTKCNASFKSKNGLVSHVMSHTSLKPFTCSECNASFNQKSVLREHIMTHTDEKPFSCDQCNASFKTKRVLKQHKLVHTDERPFSCTKCNASFKSKNVLVSHVMSHTSLKPFTCSECNASFNRKSDLRRHIMTHRDEKPFSCDQCNAFFNRKSDLRRHIMTHRDEKPFSCDQCNASLKKKRYLNQHNLVHTDERPFSCDQCNASFKEKGCLKKRRLAHTDERPFSCDECHASYKWEFDLKVHCFNKHSSKKTALSV